A genome region from Pseudomonas sp. N3-W includes the following:
- the rpoD gene encoding RNA polymerase sigma factor RpoD, producing MSGKAQQQSRIKELITLGREQGYLTYAEVNDHLPEDISDPEQVEDIIRMINDMGINVFEVAPDKDSLMLADADTDEAAAEEAAAALAAVETDIGRTTDPVRMYMREMGTVELLTREGEIEIAKRIEEGIREVMGAIAHFPGTVDHILSEYTRVTTEGGRLSDVLSGYIDPDDGIAPPAAEVPPPIDPKAVKADDDTDDDDAEATDDEEEAESGPDPVIAAQRFGAVSDQMEITRKALKKHGRSNKATIAELLALAELFMPIKLVPKQFEGLVERVRGALDRLRQQERAIMQLCVRDARMPRADFLRQFPGNEVDESWTDALAKGKSKYAEAIGRLQPDIIRCQQKLTALETETGLTIAEIKDINRRMSIGEAKARRAKKEMVEANLRLVISIAKKYTNRGLQFLDLIQEGNIGLMKAVDKFEYRRGYKFSTYATWWIRQAITRSIADQARTIRIPVHMIETINKLNRISRQMLQEMGREPTPEELGERMEMPEDKIRKVLKIAKEPISMETPIGDDEDSHLGDFIEDSTMQSPIDVATVESLKEATREVLSGLTAREAKVLRMRFGIDMNTDHTLEEVGKQFDVTRERIRQIEAKALRKLRHPTRSEHLRSFLDE from the coding sequence ATGTCCGGAAAAGCGCAACAGCAGTCTCGTATCAAAGAGTTGATCACACTTGGTCGTGAGCAGGGTTACCTGACTTACGCGGAGGTCAACGACCACCTGCCGGAGGATATTTCAGATCCGGAACAGGTGGAAGACATCATCCGCATGATCAATGACATGGGGATCAACGTATTCGAGGTTGCGCCAGATAAGGATTCCCTTATGCTGGCCGACGCCGATACCGACGAGGCCGCAGCGGAAGAAGCTGCAGCAGCGCTGGCAGCGGTCGAAACCGACATTGGTCGCACCACCGACCCAGTGCGCATGTACATGCGCGAAATGGGTACGGTAGAGCTCCTCACACGTGAAGGCGAAATTGAAATCGCCAAACGTATCGAGGAGGGTATCCGCGAAGTGATGGGCGCAATTGCGCACTTCCCTGGCACGGTCGACCACATTCTGTCCGAATACACTCGCGTCACCACCGAAGGTGGCCGCCTGTCCGACGTCCTGAGCGGTTATATCGACCCGGACGACGGCATTGCGCCGCCTGCTGCCGAAGTACCGCCGCCGATCGATCCGAAAGCCGTTAAAGCTGACGACGACACCGACGACGATGATGCCGAAGCCACCGACGACGAAGAAGAAGCCGAAAGCGGTCCGGATCCGGTCATCGCAGCACAGCGTTTCGGCGCTGTCTCCGATCAGATGGAAATCACCCGCAAGGCGCTGAAAAAGCACGGCCGCAGCAACAAGGCGACTATCGCCGAACTGCTGGCGCTGGCCGAGCTGTTCATGCCGATCAAACTGGTACCGAAGCAATTCGAAGGCCTGGTCGAGCGTGTTCGTGGTGCCCTGGATCGTCTGCGTCAGCAAGAGCGCGCGATCATGCAATTGTGTGTTCGTGATGCCCGCATGCCGCGTGCCGACTTCCTGCGCCAGTTCCCGGGCAATGAAGTCGACGAAAGCTGGACCGACGCACTGGCCAAAGGCAAAAGCAAATACGCTGAAGCCATTGGTCGCCTGCAGCCGGACATCATTCGTTGCCAGCAGAAGCTGACCGCACTGGAAACCGAAACAGGTTTGACGATCGCCGAGATCAAGGACATCAACCGTCGCATGTCGATCGGTGAGGCCAAGGCCCGCCGCGCGAAGAAAGAGATGGTTGAAGCGAACTTGCGTCTGGTGATCTCCATCGCCAAGAAGTACACCAACCGCGGCCTGCAATTCCTCGATCTGATCCAGGAAGGCAACATCGGTTTGATGAAAGCGGTAGACAAGTTCGAATACCGTCGCGGCTACAAATTCTCGACTTATGCCACCTGGTGGATCCGTCAGGCGATCACTCGCTCGATCGCCGACCAGGCCCGCACCATCCGTATTCCGGTGCACATGATCGAGACGATCAACAAGCTCAACCGAATTTCTCGGCAGATGTTGCAGGAAATGGGTCGCGAACCGACCCCGGAAGAGCTGGGCGAACGCATGGAAATGCCTGAGGACAAGATCCGCAAGGTATTGAAGATCGCTAAAGAGCCGATCTCCATGGAAACCCCGATCGGTGATGACGAAGACTCCCACCTGGGTGACTTCATCGAAGACTCGACCATGCAGTCGCCAATCGATGTCGCCACTGTTGAGAGCCTTAAAGAAGCGACTCGCGAAGTTCTCTCCGGCCTCACTGCCCGTGAAGCCAAGGTTCTGCGCATGCGCTTCGGTATCGACATGAATACCGACCACACCCTCGAGGAGGTTGGTAAGCAGTTCGACGTGACCCGTGAACGGATTCGTCAGATCGAAGCCAAGGCGCTGCGCAAGCTGCGCCACCCGACGAGAAGCGAGCATTTGCGCTCCTTCCTCGACGAGTGA
- a CDS encoding bifunctional diguanylate cyclase/phosphodiesterase gives MPRLPTVLFLLSLMTWTATAGALTLTDEERSWLAAHPDLRLGVDASWPPFEFRDEEGRYQGLAADYINLIRQRLNIKLTPIEPVSWTVVLEEVKQGKLDLLPGIMSTPERQTYLSFTRPYLDFPIVILAHVGGAQPRKIEDLYGLKIAVVENYAPHELLRTRHPDLNLVAMPNVSSTLQALATGEVDAVVGDLASSVWSLRQLKLEGLYVSGETPYRYQLAMAVPPNNKVLVGILDKVLADMTPNEISAIQERWVGNVLDHRTFWSDLLIYGLPGLLLLVIVLIVVIRINRRLSSEITRRIDLEQELRSSEYHYRGLVESLKAIAWEARISDFTYSYVSPHAEGLLGYPLSHWLIPGFWRNIIHPADLIRAQTFCDHEVLAGRDHSLDYRVLTADGRCLWVRDIVSLIEHGHEPVMRGLMIDISETKHTEEALRLSEQKFASVFQQCPDILVIARLSDGCLLEVNKAFEEQIGLTASEVIGQTATNLNIWGIPGVGPGLLQRLQAGSIRNLEMPFRRNNGHVFTGLISAEPFDLDTTPALVVVVRDISQLKATQQQLQTSEEKFAKAFHASPDGLLLSRQSDGLLIEVNEGFSRITGFNSAMSVDRSALDLGIWVNLNERKQMLDLLHRDGFVRDFSCHIRRNDGQIRLCEVSSRPLPIGDEDCMLTIARDITERHLMQEKLQQAATVFESTAEGVLITDTQQHISAVNRAFTEITGYSESEALGHTPRLLASGLHDSAFYAAMWHQLTAEGHWQGEISNRRKNGELYPSWLTISAVRNRDRFITHFVAVFADISSLKHAQAKLDYQAHHDPLTGLPNRTLFESRLLAALNSQQEHGGQGAVLFLDLDRFKHINDSLGHPVGDLLLRGIAVRLKEQLRDIDTVARLGGDEFIILLPGLQQASDADNIATKLLNCFAAPFQAGEHEFFISASIGSSLYPKDGNDVATLVKNADAAMYRSKAKGRNRVESYTRDLTAQASERVALEHELRRAIERDELFLYYQPKISLDDHRLVGAEALIRWRHPTFGDVPPEHFIPLAEENGMILQIGDWVLETACRQMFEWNQLYESPGPLSVNLAGAQLRQPNLLGRIEQLLKDNRLKPGFLQLEITENFIMSQAEEALAVLHQLKQLGVQLAIDDFGTGYSSLSYLKRLPLDILKIDQSFVRGLPDDPNDAAIVRAIIALGRSMQFTVIAEGVETQAQQKFLALEGCEQIQGYIVSLPLPPDEFAATFLRIAISDFSDSTAEKPSL, from the coding sequence ATGCCCAGACTGCCGACCGTGCTTTTTTTGCTGTCGCTGATGACCTGGACCGCAACGGCTGGCGCGCTGACTCTAACTGACGAAGAACGTAGCTGGCTGGCGGCTCACCCGGACTTGCGCCTGGGTGTCGATGCGTCCTGGCCGCCATTCGAGTTCCGCGACGAAGAAGGCCGTTACCAGGGCTTGGCAGCCGATTACATCAACCTGATCCGCCAACGCCTGAATATCAAGCTGACCCCTATCGAGCCGGTCAGCTGGACCGTCGTCCTGGAAGAAGTCAAGCAAGGCAAGCTGGACCTGCTACCGGGTATCATGTCGACCCCGGAGCGCCAGACGTACCTGTCGTTTACCAGGCCCTATCTGGACTTTCCGATTGTCATCCTGGCCCACGTCGGCGGCGCCCAACCACGCAAGATCGAAGACCTGTACGGGCTGAAAATTGCCGTCGTCGAAAACTACGCGCCCCACGAACTGCTGCGCACCCGCCATCCGGACTTGAACCTGGTGGCGATGCCCAACGTCAGCTCAACCCTGCAGGCGCTGGCCACCGGTGAAGTGGACGCGGTGGTAGGCGACCTCGCATCAAGCGTCTGGAGCCTGCGCCAGCTAAAACTTGAAGGACTCTACGTCAGTGGCGAAACGCCCTACCGCTATCAATTGGCAATGGCCGTACCACCGAATAACAAGGTGCTGGTGGGCATTCTGGACAAAGTCCTGGCCGACATGACCCCGAATGAAATCAGCGCCATTCAGGAGCGCTGGGTCGGTAACGTGCTGGACCACCGGACATTCTGGTCCGACCTGCTGATCTATGGCCTGCCGGGCTTGTTGCTACTGGTGATCGTGCTGATCGTCGTCATCCGCATCAACCGCCGACTGAGCTCGGAAATCACCCGCCGGATCGACCTGGAACAGGAACTGCGCAGCAGCGAATATCACTATCGCGGACTGGTGGAGAGCCTGAAAGCCATTGCCTGGGAAGCGCGGATCAGCGACTTCACATACAGCTACGTATCGCCCCACGCCGAAGGCCTGCTCGGCTATCCCTTGTCTCACTGGTTGATTCCGGGCTTCTGGCGCAACATCATCCACCCCGCCGACCTGATCCGCGCACAAACGTTCTGCGATCACGAAGTGCTGGCCGGGCGCGATCACAGCCTCGATTACCGGGTACTTACCGCCGATGGCCGCTGCCTGTGGGTCCGCGACATCGTCAGTTTGATCGAGCACGGTCATGAGCCGGTGATGCGCGGGCTGATGATCGACATCAGCGAAACCAAACACACCGAAGAAGCGTTGCGCCTGTCCGAGCAAAAGTTCGCCTCGGTGTTTCAGCAGTGCCCGGACATTCTGGTGATAGCACGACTGTCCGACGGCTGTCTGCTGGAGGTCAACAAAGCCTTCGAAGAGCAGATCGGCCTGACCGCCAGCGAAGTCATCGGGCAAACGGCCACCAACCTCAATATCTGGGGTATTCCGGGCGTCGGGCCGGGTCTGCTGCAACGCTTGCAGGCCGGCAGCATCCGCAACCTGGAGATGCCCTTTCGCCGCAACAACGGCCACGTTTTCACCGGGCTGATTTCCGCCGAGCCGTTTGACCTTGATACCACTCCGGCGCTGGTGGTCGTGGTGCGCGACATCAGTCAGCTCAAGGCAACCCAGCAACAACTGCAAACCTCCGAAGAGAAATTCGCCAAGGCCTTCCACGCCTCCCCCGACGGCCTGCTACTGTCGCGCCAGAGTGATGGCCTGCTGATCGAGGTCAACGAAGGATTCAGCCGTATTACCGGATTCAACAGCGCCATGTCGGTGGACCGCTCGGCGCTGGACCTGGGGATCTGGGTCAACCTCAACGAACGCAAACAGATGCTCGACCTGCTGCACCGCGATGGCTTCGTCCGCGACTTCAGTTGCCATATTCGCCGCAATGACGGGCAAATCCGCCTGTGCGAGGTGTCCAGTCGGCCGCTGCCGATCGGCGATGAAGACTGCATGCTGACCATCGCCCGCGACATCACCGAGCGCCACCTTATGCAGGAGAAACTGCAACAGGCCGCCACCGTGTTCGAGAGCACTGCCGAGGGCGTGCTGATCACCGACACCCAGCAGCACATCAGCGCGGTCAACCGGGCCTTCACTGAAATCACCGGTTACAGCGAAAGCGAAGCGCTGGGCCACACCCCTCGCCTGCTCGCTTCCGGCTTGCACGACAGCGCGTTCTACGCGGCCATGTGGCATCAATTGACCGCCGAAGGGCATTGGCAGGGCGAGATTTCCAATCGGCGCAAAAACGGCGAACTGTACCCGAGCTGGCTGACCATCAGTGCTGTGCGTAACCGCGACCGCTTCATCACCCATTTTGTCGCGGTGTTCGCCGACATCTCCAGCCTCAAGCACGCCCAGGCCAAGCTCGACTACCAGGCCCACCACGACCCACTCACCGGGCTGCCGAACCGCACGCTGTTTGAAAGCCGTTTGCTCGCCGCGCTCAATAGCCAGCAAGAACACGGTGGCCAGGGCGCGGTGCTGTTCCTCGATCTGGACCGCTTCAAGCACATCAACGACAGCCTCGGCCACCCGGTGGGCGACCTGTTGCTGCGAGGCATCGCGGTGCGTTTGAAAGAGCAGCTACGAGACATCGACACCGTCGCGCGACTGGGGGGCGATGAATTCATCATCCTGCTGCCTGGCCTGCAACAAGCCAGCGATGCCGATAACATCGCCACCAAGCTACTCAATTGCTTCGCGGCGCCGTTCCAGGCCGGCGAGCATGAGTTTTTCATCAGCGCCAGTATTGGCAGCAGCCTGTATCCCAAGGACGGTAACGACGTCGCCACGCTGGTCAAAAACGCTGACGCGGCGATGTACCGATCCAAGGCCAAGGGCCGCAACCGGGTCGAGAGCTACACCCGCGACCTCACCGCCCAGGCCAGCGAACGCGTGGCGCTGGAACACGAATTGCGCCGCGCCATCGAGCGTGATGAGTTGTTTCTGTACTACCAGCCAAAAATCAGCCTGGACGACCACCGGCTGGTAGGTGCCGAAGCGCTCATCCGTTGGCGCCACCCGACCTTCGGCGACGTACCGCCTGAACACTTCATTCCCTTGGCCGAAGAAAACGGCATGATCCTGCAAATAGGCGACTGGGTCCTCGAAACCGCCTGCCGACAGATGTTCGAATGGAATCAGCTCTACGAGTCACCGGGTCCTTTGTCAGTCAACCTTGCCGGTGCCCAGCTGCGCCAACCAAATCTGCTGGGGCGCATCGAACAACTGCTCAAGGACAACCGTCTCAAGCCAGGTTTTCTGCAACTGGAGATTACCGAAAACTTCATCATGAGCCAGGCTGAAGAAGCGTTGGCGGTGCTGCACCAACTCAAACAGCTAGGCGTACAACTGGCCATCGACGACTTTGGCACCGGCTATTCGTCCTTGAGTTACCTGAAACGCCTGCCTCTCGACATCCTCAAAATCGATCAGTCATTTGTCCGTGGATTGCCGGATGACCCCAATGACGCGGCGATCGTGCGTGCGATCATCGCCCTGGGCCGCAGTATGCAATTCACCGTCATAGCCGAAGGCGTCGAAACCCAGGCTCAACAGAAATTCCTCGCCCTTGAAGGCTGCGAACAGATCCAGGGCTACATCGTCAGCCTGCCCCTGCCTCCCGACGAATTTGCCGCGACGTTTCTTCGTATAGCCATTTCAGACTTTTCGGATAGCACTGCCGAGAAACCGTCGCTATAA
- a CDS encoding Lrp/AsnC family transcriptional regulator: MPDTRAPVLDEIDRQLIAALQINARESVAMLARQLGIARTTVTSRLARLEKARVITGYGVRLGQRVVDGGLQAYVGITVQPRSGKEVVRRLSAMAQVQQLCAVSGEFDYVAWLRTDSPEQLDQLLDQIGSVDGVEKTTTSIILSSKIDRGQPV; this comes from the coding sequence TTGCCTGACACTCGCGCGCCCGTTCTTGATGAAATCGACCGCCAACTGATTGCGGCCCTGCAGATCAATGCCCGCGAAAGCGTGGCCATGCTTGCTCGGCAGTTGGGCATCGCCCGAACCACCGTGACTTCGCGGTTGGCGCGGCTGGAAAAAGCCAGGGTGATTACCGGTTACGGCGTGCGCCTCGGGCAGCGTGTGGTGGATGGCGGCTTGCAGGCGTATGTCGGGATCACCGTGCAGCCGCGCTCGGGCAAGGAAGTGGTGCGCCGGCTCAGTGCGATGGCGCAGGTGCAGCAGTTGTGTGCGGTGAGTGGCGAATTTGATTATGTGGCGTGGCTGCGCACGGACTCGCCGGAGCAACTGGATCAGTTGCTGGATCAGATTGGCAGCGTGGATGGGGTGGAGAAGACCACGACTTCGATTATTTTGAGTAGCAAGATTGATCGGGGGCAGCCGGTTTAG
- a CDS encoding NAD(P)/FAD-dependent oxidoreductase, with protein MNKNNRHPADGKKPVTIFGPDFPFAFDDWIEHPAGLGSIPAHNHGAEVAIVGGGIAGLVAAYELMKLGLKPVVYEASKMGGRLRSQAFNGAEGIIAELGGMRFPVSSTAFYHYVDKLGLETKPFPNPLTPASGSTVIDIEGKTHYAQKLADLPALFQEVADAWADALEAGSQFSDIQQAIRDRDVPRLKALWNTLVPLWDDRTFYDFVATSKAFAKLSFHHREVFGQVGFGTGGWDSDFPNSMLEIFRVVMTNCDDHQHLVVGGVEQVPLGIWRHVPERCVHWPQGTSLSSLHNGAPRTGVKKIAHAADGRFAVTDNWGDTREYAAVLTTCQSWLLTTQIECDETLFSQKMWMALDRTRYMQSSKTFVMVDRPFWKDKDPETGRDLMSMTLTDRLTRGTYLFDNGDDKPGVICLSYSWMSDALKMLPHPVEKRVKLALDALKKIYPKVDIAARIIGDPITVSWEADPHFLGAFKGALPGHYRYNQRMYAHFMQDDMPAEQRGIFIAGDDVSWTPAWVEGAVQTSLNAVWGIMKHFGGETHAENPGPGDVFNEIGPIALPE; from the coding sequence ATGAACAAGAATAATCGCCATCCTGCAGACGGTAAAAAACCGGTCACCATTTTCGGTCCGGACTTTCCTTTCGCCTTCGACGACTGGATCGAGCACCCGGCCGGCCTGGGCAGCATTCCGGCGCACAACCACGGGGCCGAGGTGGCCATTGTCGGCGGCGGTATTGCCGGGCTGGTGGCTGCTTACGAACTGATGAAACTGGGCCTCAAGCCGGTCGTCTACGAAGCCTCGAAAATGGGCGGTCGCTTGCGCTCCCAGGCGTTCAATGGCGCCGAAGGCATCATTGCCGAACTGGGCGGCATGCGCTTCCCGGTATCGTCCACCGCGTTCTATCACTACGTCGACAAGCTCGGCCTCGAAACCAAGCCCTTCCCGAATCCGCTGACGCCTGCCTCGGGCAGCACCGTGATCGACATCGAAGGCAAAACCCATTACGCACAGAAGCTCGCCGATCTTCCTGCATTGTTCCAGGAAGTGGCTGATGCCTGGGCGGACGCGCTGGAAGCCGGCTCGCAGTTCTCCGACATCCAGCAAGCGATCCGCGACCGTGACGTGCCACGTCTCAAGGCGCTGTGGAACACCCTGGTGCCGCTGTGGGACGACCGTACGTTCTACGATTTCGTCGCTACCTCCAAAGCCTTTGCCAAGCTGTCGTTCCATCACCGCGAAGTGTTTGGTCAGGTTGGTTTCGGTACCGGCGGCTGGGACTCCGACTTCCCCAACTCGATGCTGGAAATCTTCCGCGTCGTGATGACCAACTGTGACGACCACCAGCACCTGGTGGTCGGCGGTGTGGAACAGGTGCCGCTGGGCATCTGGCGTCACGTGCCGGAGCGTTGCGTGCACTGGCCGCAAGGCACCAGCCTCAGTTCCCTGCACAACGGTGCACCGCGCACCGGCGTGAAGAAAATCGCCCACGCTGCGGACGGTCGTTTTGCCGTCACCGACAACTGGGGCGATACCCGCGAATATGCCGCCGTGTTGACCACCTGCCAGAGCTGGCTGCTGACCACCCAGATCGAATGTGACGAAACCCTGTTCTCGCAAAAGATGTGGATGGCCCTGGACCGCACCCGCTACATGCAGTCGTCGAAGACCTTCGTGATGGTCGACCGCCCATTCTGGAAGGACAAGGACCCGGAAACCGGCCGCGACCTGATGAGCATGACCCTCACCGACCGCCTGACGCGTGGCACTTATCTGTTCGACAACGGCGACGACAAGCCCGGGGTGATTTGCCTGTCGTACTCGTGGATGAGCGATGCGCTGAAAATGCTGCCGCATCCCGTCGAAAAACGCGTGAAGCTGGCGCTCGATGCGTTGAAAAAGATCTACCCGAAAGTCGACATCGCCGCGCGGATCATCGGCGATCCGATCACTGTTTCGTGGGAAGCAGACCCGCACTTCCTCGGTGCCTTCAAGGGCGCCCTGCCCGGCCACTATCGCTATAACCAGCGCATGTACGCGCACTTCATGCAGGACGATATGCCGGCTGAACAACGCGGAATTTTCATCGCTGGCGACGACGTTTCGTGGACCCCTGCCTGGGTCGAAGGCGCGGTACAGACCTCGCTCAATGCCGTGTGGGGCATCATGAAACACTTCGGCGGTGAAACTCACGCCGAAAACCCGGGTCCAGGAGATGTGTTCAACGAGATCGGTCCGATCGCCCTGCCCGAGTAA
- a CDS encoding carbon-nitrogen hydrolase family protein: MRVALYQCPPLPLEPAANLQRLHQVALEAKGADLLVLPEMFLTGYNIGSEAVSVLAEVYNGEWAQQIGRIAKAAGLAIAYGYPERTADGHIYNSVQLIDAHGERLCNYRKTHLFGDLDRSMFSAGEHELPIVELNGWKLGFLICYDLEFPENARRLALAGAELILVPTANMVPYDFIADVTVRARAFENQCYVAYANYCGHEGDIQYCGQSSIAAPEGSRIAQAGLDEALIVGELDRQLMVDSRAANRYFLDRRPELYGELNKR; the protein is encoded by the coding sequence ATGCGCGTAGCCCTTTACCAATGTCCACCGCTGCCCCTTGAACCGGCCGCCAACCTGCAGCGCCTGCATCAAGTGGCGCTGGAGGCCAAAGGCGCCGACCTGCTGGTGCTGCCGGAGATGTTCCTGACCGGCTACAACATCGGCAGCGAGGCGGTCAGCGTATTGGCCGAGGTCTACAACGGTGAGTGGGCGCAGCAGATCGGCCGCATCGCCAAGGCGGCGGGGCTGGCCATTGCCTACGGCTACCCCGAGCGCACGGCAGACGGGCACATCTACAACTCGGTGCAATTGATCGACGCCCACGGCGAGCGCCTGTGCAACTACCGCAAGACGCACCTGTTCGGCGACCTCGACCGCTCCATGTTCAGCGCTGGAGAACATGAGCTGCCCATCGTGGAACTCAATGGATGGAAGCTCGGCTTCCTGATCTGCTACGACCTGGAATTCCCGGAAAACGCGCGGCGCCTGGCCCTGGCCGGTGCCGAGCTGATCCTGGTGCCAACGGCCAACATGGTGCCGTACGACTTCATCGCCGACGTCACCGTCCGCGCCCGGGCCTTCGAAAACCAGTGCTATGTGGCCTACGCCAACTACTGCGGCCACGAAGGCGACATCCAGTACTGCGGCCAAAGCAGCATCGCCGCCCCGGAAGGCAGCCGTATCGCCCAGGCAGGTCTGGATGAGGCACTGATTGTCGGTGAGCTGGATCGCCAGTTGATGGTCGACTCCCGCGCCGCCAATCGCTACTTCCTCGACCGTCGCCCAGAGCTTTATGGCGAGCTGAACAAGCGCTGA
- the pqqF gene encoding pyrroloquinoline quinone biosynthesis protein PqqF: MPALNHPRPHTETLANGLRVTLRHAPNLKRCAAALRVAAGSHDVPLAWPGLAHFLEHLLFLGTARFPTERALMAYVQGHGGQVNARTSERSTDFFFELPQQAFAGGLVRLSDMLAHPRMNLDDQLREREVLHAEFVAWSQDAEAQRQLALFDGLSPTHPLRGFHAGNRDSLPVAQAQFQQALQDFHKQFYQTGQMTLSLAGPQSLDELKAMAEQFAAALPAGAKICQSRPVSLMATPDESYQQVAERRLNLLFTFESLPDTSPQALAFLCHWLNCAKPGGLLAEWRAHGLADGLKATPLYQFAGQAVLHIECSLLTDACAQVIREQLLDWLSFFAAQQDWPELRHEYVALQLRRQQVSSALQLARLDVEQLEIGLSEQGVAALKDILKKIGAVDNFNDAWHLPTPNPFLQAPAPTANAGLIRGQTSAHRGLRTFAQDRSRHRREQSPMQFSQAMPDNTDEGAIYLRWRLDSAPDNNLQANLESALQTLREDARQAAVDFSFSASGNEWLLNMIGLQEPMPTVLEHALKTLTAANAGVSREQPASAALIPIRLLLKALPERCLQRTGAVSDDVQHLWSSARWDGLALGLSAQTQAAIGLALSRIPGAADNALPPAPTIDSQHVWSNVECSSSEQALLLLCPAPTRTLADEAAWRLLGHLCQTPFYQRLRVELQLGYAVFSGLRQIHGQTGLLFGVQSPSVVPQTILQHIEYFLNGLPELINGLDDASYNSRRQALADQFALSTLPNAQAAELLWQGKLAGHSSDYLTRLPEAILHVERSTLLLAARRLNQAEGGWHVLANAGSPATPWQVTK; this comes from the coding sequence ATGCCCGCGCTGAATCACCCTCGCCCTCACACTGAAACCCTGGCCAACGGCCTGCGGGTGACGCTGCGTCATGCCCCGAATCTGAAGCGCTGCGCCGCCGCATTGCGGGTCGCTGCCGGCAGTCATGATGTGCCGCTGGCGTGGCCCGGTCTGGCGCACTTTCTGGAACACCTGCTGTTTCTCGGTACTGCACGCTTTCCCACTGAACGAGCACTGATGGCCTACGTGCAAGGTCACGGCGGGCAGGTGAATGCGCGTACCAGCGAACGCAGCACCGACTTCTTTTTCGAACTGCCACAGCAGGCGTTCGCCGGTGGGTTGGTGCGTCTGTCAGACATGCTCGCGCATCCGCGTATGAATCTGGATGATCAGTTGCGCGAACGGGAAGTGCTGCACGCGGAATTTGTCGCGTGGTCTCAGGATGCCGAAGCTCAACGACAGTTGGCACTATTCGACGGACTCTCGCCGACTCATCCGCTGCGTGGATTTCATGCTGGCAACCGTGACAGCCTGCCCGTGGCGCAGGCGCAGTTTCAGCAAGCCTTGCAGGACTTTCATAAGCAGTTTTATCAGACCGGGCAAATGACCCTGAGCCTGGCAGGGCCGCAGAGCCTTGATGAGTTGAAGGCAATGGCCGAACAGTTTGCCGCCGCACTCCCCGCCGGAGCAAAAATTTGCCAGAGCAGACCCGTCTCGTTGATGGCGACGCCGGACGAAAGTTATCAACAGGTCGCAGAACGCCGACTGAATTTGCTGTTCACCTTCGAGTCGCTGCCCGACACATCGCCCCAAGCGCTGGCATTCCTCTGCCATTGGCTCAATTGCGCCAAACCTGGCGGACTGCTGGCCGAATGGCGAGCGCACGGGCTGGCCGACGGTTTGAAAGCCACACCGCTCTACCAGTTCGCCGGACAGGCCGTTCTGCATATTGAGTGCAGCCTTCTGACTGACGCCTGCGCACAAGTGATCCGCGAGCAGTTGCTTGATTGGCTGAGCTTCTTCGCCGCACAACAGGACTGGCCCGAGCTGCGCCACGAGTACGTCGCCCTGCAACTACGCCGGCAGCAGGTCAGCAGCGCCTTGCAACTGGCGCGTCTGGATGTCGAGCAACTGGAGATCGGCTTGTCTGAGCAGGGCGTCGCAGCCCTCAAGGACATCCTGAAAAAAATCGGCGCTGTGGATAACTTCAACGACGCCTGGCATCTACCGACGCCCAACCCGTTTTTGCAGGCGCCAGCCCCCACCGCCAACGCCGGTTTGATACGCGGGCAGACCAGCGCTCACCGTGGTTTGCGCACGTTTGCTCAGGATCGCTCACGCCATCGACGCGAGCAGTCGCCTATGCAGTTCAGCCAGGCAATGCCGGATAACACCGATGAGGGGGCGATTTATCTGCGCTGGCGCCTCGATTCGGCGCCCGACAATAATCTTCAGGCAAACCTGGAAAGCGCTCTGCAAACGTTGCGTGAAGACGCTCGCCAAGCCGCAGTGGATTTTTCCTTCAGTGCATCGGGCAATGAATGGCTGCTGAACATGATTGGTCTGCAAGAGCCGATGCCGACCGTCCTCGAACATGCACTGAAAACGCTGACGGCAGCCAATGCCGGTGTCTCACGGGAGCAACCGGCAAGTGCCGCGCTGATCCCGATCCGGCTGCTGCTCAAGGCGTTACCTGAGCGCTGCCTTCAACGCACCGGCGCCGTCTCGGACGACGTGCAACACCTGTGGTCGAGTGCACGTTGGGACGGTCTGGCGCTTGGCCTTTCGGCGCAGACCCAAGCGGCCATAGGCCTGGCGCTGAGTCGCATTCCCGGCGCAGCGGACAATGCACTGCCCCCAGCGCCGACCATCGACTCGCAGCATGTGTGGAGCAATGTCGAATGCAGCTCCAGCGAACAGGCACTGCTGCTGCTCTGCCCGGCCCCCACCCGCACGCTGGCCGATGAAGCCGCCTGGCGCCTGCTCGGCCACCTGTGCCAGACACCGTTCTACCAGCGCCTGCGTGTTGAACTGCAACTCGGTTACGCCGTGTTCAGCGGGCTGCGCCAGATTCATGGCCAGACCGGACTGCTGTTCGGCGTGCAATCACCGAGTGTCGTACCGCAGACCATTCTTCAACACATTGAATACTTCTTGAACGGCTTGCCCGAGTTGATCAACGGCCTCGATGACGCCAGCTACAACAGCCGGCGCCAAGCTCTGGCCGATCAATTTGCCCTCAGCACGCTACCCAATGCCCAAGCGGCGGAGCTGCTTTGGCAGGGCAAACTGGCCGGCCACTCGTCGGATTATCTGACGCGACTGCCCGAGGCGATTCTGCACGTCGAACGATCCACATTGCTCCTCGCAGCACGACGACTGAATCAGGCCGAAGGTGGCTGGCACGTTCTGGCCAACGCAGGCAGCCCCGCGACGCCCTGGCAAGTGACAAAATGA